One genomic region from Prochlorococcus marinus CUG1433 encodes:
- a CDS encoding undecaprenyl-diphosphate phosphatase: MEYLKFVLYGLIQGLTEFIPVSSTAHLKVISLFLGIDDPGASLSATIQLGSVLAIAWYFRNDFFNLRSQSSKKILEYFLHERLLRSILIGTIPIVLLGGSIKIFIPSFFENVLRSNLSIALVSFLMAFFMYLADSSKRGSINIKNHNYSNSFLIGFFQAFAIFPGVSRSGITISSALISGWERGDAAKFSFLLGMPAISLAAIVEFISSFNDFFSIGFLPLFVGLTTTFLSSLLAIDFLLKYFSSNGLKIFIIYRVIFGIVILLNL; encoded by the coding sequence TTGGAATATTTAAAATTTGTTTTATATGGATTAATTCAAGGGTTGACGGAATTTATCCCTGTAAGTAGTACGGCTCATTTAAAAGTTATATCTCTTTTTTTAGGTATTGATGATCCTGGAGCATCTTTGTCCGCAACTATTCAACTTGGAAGTGTTCTAGCCATAGCTTGGTATTTTAGGAATGATTTTTTTAATCTCAGAAGCCAATCTTCCAAAAAAATTCTTGAATATTTCTTACATGAAAGATTATTAAGGTCTATTTTGATTGGAACTATACCAATTGTTTTGCTTGGTGGGAGTATAAAAATATTTATCCCTTCTTTTTTTGAAAACGTTCTGCGTTCAAATTTATCAATAGCATTAGTCTCATTTCTAATGGCTTTTTTTATGTATTTGGCAGATAGTTCAAAAAGAGGTTCTATTAATATTAAAAACCATAATTATTCAAATAGTTTTTTAATAGGTTTCTTTCAAGCATTTGCAATTTTCCCTGGTGTTTCACGATCGGGGATCACTATTTCTAGCGCTTTAATATCAGGATGGGAAAGGGGAGATGCTGCGAAATTTTCTTTTCTTTTGGGGATGCCAGCTATTTCTCTTGCTGCGATTGTTGAGTTTATTTCTTCTTTTAATGATTTTTTTTCAATAGGCTTTCTTCCTCTTTTTGTTGGTCTCACTACTACATTTTTGTCATCTTTATTGGCAATAGATTTCCTATTAAAGTATTTTTCTTCAAATGGGTTGAAAATATTTATAATCTATCGAGTAATTTTTGGTATCGTAATTCTTTTAAATTTATAA
- the trpD gene encoding anthranilate phosphoribosyltransferase has translation MSSNLSNSEILNNLLEGMHLDELASRSLMQRWLNDEISDVETGAFLSALRAKSSTGVELSSMAEELLNVCELPVARPNLYLVDTCGTGGDGANTFNISTAVAFVAASCGVKIAKHGNKSASGKVGSADVLLNLGLNLNCSLEKVITAVSEIGITFLFAPVWHKSLIKLAPLRKTLGIRTIFNQLGPLVNPLRPNAQVLGVASEDLLKPMGSALLKMGMNRAIVVHGSGGLDEASLQGKNKLVFVQNGELRFSEVNISDFKHENISNEKLVVSELDSNEEILKSVLNGSGQKSHIDVVALNTALVLWVAGIEDDLNEGFNKALFSINQGDPWKKFLLLKNYLSEF, from the coding sequence ATGTCTTCTAATCTATCAAACTCTGAAATCCTAAATAATTTGTTGGAGGGAATGCATCTTGATGAATTAGCCTCTAGATCTTTAATGCAAAGATGGCTTAATGATGAAATCTCAGATGTTGAAACAGGAGCTTTTTTGAGTGCTTTGAGAGCAAAGAGTTCTACAGGTGTTGAACTAAGTTCTATGGCTGAGGAACTCTTAAATGTTTGCGAATTGCCAGTAGCAAGACCAAATTTGTATTTGGTAGATACTTGTGGAACAGGGGGTGATGGAGCTAATACATTTAATATTTCAACTGCAGTAGCATTTGTAGCTGCATCTTGTGGAGTAAAAATTGCAAAACACGGAAATAAAAGTGCTAGTGGGAAAGTTGGCTCTGCCGATGTTTTATTAAATCTTGGTTTGAATTTAAATTGTTCATTAGAAAAAGTAATCACAGCCGTGAGTGAAATTGGAATAACTTTTTTGTTTGCACCTGTTTGGCATAAATCATTAATAAAACTTGCTCCATTAAGAAAGACCCTTGGAATAAGGACAATATTTAATCAACTTGGACCATTGGTAAATCCTTTAAGACCCAATGCACAAGTTTTGGGTGTTGCTTCTGAAGATCTCTTAAAACCGATGGGAAGTGCTCTTTTAAAAATGGGAATGAATAGAGCAATAGTCGTTCACGGTTCGGGTGGCCTTGATGAGGCCTCGCTTCAAGGTAAAAATAAATTAGTGTTTGTTCAGAATGGTGAATTAAGGTTTTCAGAAGTTAATATTTCAGATTTTAAGCATGAAAATATTTCTAACGAAAAGCTTGTGGTTTCTGAGCTTGATTCTAATGAGGAAATATTAAAGTCTGTTTTAAATGGTTCTGGACAAAAATCTCATATTGATGTTGTTGCCTTGAATACTGCTTTAGTGCTTTGGGTGGCAGGTATTGAGGATGATTTAAATGAGGGGTTTAATAAAGCTTTATTTTCAATTAATCAAGGAGATCCTTGGAAAAAGTTTTTACTCCTAAAAAATTATTTATCCGAATTTTAA
- the msrA gene encoding peptide-methionine (S)-S-oxide reductase MsrA, producing the protein MFKFLKNIMNNEVVNSTNDAYFLHRVLKTDIKKDPNLEEDEIIFGCGCFWGAEKCFWKLPGVVTTSVGYAGGKKNNPTYYEVCSGLTGHSEVVRVIWDKRELDVSDLLKMFWECHDPTQKNRQGNDMGTQYRSAIYYKNENNTKTILASKEQYQKELSKKNLGLIETEIKMIDSYFYAEQYHQQYLASAGSRQYCSASPTKVKLGVFTGSNYKLEDHIWENFNWEVDKCVLRSDNNPIKNNI; encoded by the coding sequence ATGTTTAAATTTCTAAAAAACATTATGAATAATGAGGTGGTAAATTCAACTAATGATGCTTATTTTTTACATAGAGTATTAAAAACAGATATCAAAAAAGATCCTAATCTAGAAGAAGATGAAATAATTTTTGGATGTGGTTGTTTCTGGGGAGCTGAAAAATGTTTTTGGAAACTTCCTGGAGTTGTCACGACTTCTGTAGGTTATGCTGGAGGTAAAAAAAACAATCCAACTTATTATGAAGTATGTTCAGGCTTAACTGGTCATTCGGAAGTTGTAAGAGTTATATGGGATAAAAGGGAATTAGATGTAAGTGATTTATTAAAAATGTTTTGGGAATGTCATGACCCTACTCAAAAAAACAGGCAAGGTAATGATATGGGAACCCAATATAGATCAGCAATATACTACAAAAATGAAAATAATACCAAAACTATTTTAGCCAGTAAGGAACAATATCAAAAGGAACTAAGCAAAAAAAATCTTGGTTTAATTGAAACGGAAATAAAAATGATTGATTCATATTTTTATGCGGAACAATATCATCAACAATATCTTGCATCAGCTGGAAGCAGACAGTACTGTTCCGCTTCACCTACAAAAGTTAAGTTAGGAGTTTTTACTGGAAGCAACTATAAATTAGAAGACCATATATGGGAAAACTTTAATTGGGAAGTTGACAAGTGTGTATTGAGATCTGATAACAATCCTATAAAGAATAACATTTAA
- the carA gene encoding glutamine-hydrolyzing carbamoyl-phosphate synthase small subunit, translated as MINPYKKNAKLVLSNGIIFPGFYFGASGTAIGEIVFNTGMTGYQEVITDPSYYGQILTFTYPEIGNTGINFEDSESNINVKGIIVRNFSSNNSNWRSKKNFNQWLIEKNIIGLHGIDTRALVKILRSSGSMNGVITSEDKTLESCLKIINNTPKMEGLNLSKVVSTKQHYLWKDYTQTNFDIRKRHTESSKKLKIVAIDFGIKNSILNRLVSHGCEVLVLPSQSSLKDVLSKKPDGIFFSNGPGDPSSVSEGINLAKSLIEYGEIPMFGICLGHQIFGLALGGSTYKLPFGHRGLNHPCGENNKIEITSQNHGFAIDPNSLSKDKVKITHYNLNDNTVAGLEVYNKPIFSVQYHPEAGPGPHDSDYLFKKFVSLMLERC; from the coding sequence ATGATTAACCCATATAAGAAAAACGCGAAATTAGTTTTAAGTAATGGAATTATATTTCCTGGATTTTATTTTGGTGCTTCAGGTACAGCTATTGGTGAAATAGTCTTTAATACAGGAATGACTGGATATCAAGAAGTTATTACTGATCCAAGTTATTACGGACAGATATTAACATTTACTTATCCAGAGATTGGAAATACTGGCATCAATTTTGAAGATTCAGAATCTAATATTAATGTTAAAGGCATAATTGTTAGAAATTTTTCGTCTAACAACAGCAATTGGAGATCTAAAAAGAATTTTAATCAATGGTTAATTGAAAAGAATATCATAGGCCTACATGGAATTGATACGAGAGCTCTTGTAAAAATATTAAGATCTAGTGGTTCAATGAATGGAGTTATTACTTCTGAAGATAAAACTCTAGAAAGTTGTTTAAAGATAATTAATAACACGCCAAAAATGGAGGGGTTAAATTTATCAAAAGTAGTTTCAACTAAGCAACATTATTTATGGAAAGACTATACACAAACAAATTTTGACATAAGAAAAAGACATACTGAATCGTCTAAAAAATTAAAAATAGTAGCAATTGATTTTGGAATTAAGAATTCAATTCTAAATAGACTTGTTTCGCATGGTTGTGAAGTTTTGGTTTTGCCTTCTCAATCTTCTCTGAAAGATGTTCTCTCTAAAAAGCCAGATGGTATCTTTTTCTCAAATGGTCCAGGTGATCCCTCTTCTGTATCTGAAGGCATAAACTTAGCTAAATCACTTATTGAATATGGTGAAATTCCTATGTTTGGTATTTGCCTTGGCCACCAAATATTTGGATTGGCACTAGGTGGTTCAACTTATAAATTACCTTTTGGACATCGTGGTTTAAATCATCCTTGCGGTGAAAATAATAAAATTGAAATAACGAGTCAAAATCATGGTTTTGCTATTGATCCTAATTCTCTCTCAAAAGACAAAGTTAAAATAACCCATTACAACCTTAATGATAATACAGTCGCTGGTTTGGAAGTTTATAATAAGCCAATTTTTAGTGTTCAATATCATCCAGAAGCAGGGCCTGGCCCACATGACTCAGATTATTTATTTAAAAAATTTGTTTCTCTAATGTTAGAAAGATGTTGA
- a CDS encoding DUF1830 domain-containing protein, with the protein MVEFSYKNESCRMVVLRCIGPSNFFLERVLFPTDILTFMAPNDSRVEIWGNELYGPKLEERIRISADNEDSTLVA; encoded by the coding sequence ATGGTTGAGTTTTCTTACAAAAATGAAAGCTGTAGGATGGTTGTCTTGAGATGTATTGGTCCATCAAATTTTTTCTTAGAGAGAGTTTTATTTCCAACTGACATTCTTACTTTTATGGCACCAAATGATTCAAGAGTTGAAATCTGGGGAAATGAATTATATGGTCCTAAGTTGGAAGAGAGAATAAGAATTTCGGCTGATAACGAAGATTCAACTTTAGTTGCATAG
- a CDS encoding kinase produces MKDLDINFPLDKFEKLIIDIGWESLDDWFNFWNNKRNILSIDQYWSNKVNDDWIWGLALPLLSQAYKFQNNFSDRKIIGISALPGTGKTTLGKWLEAISLKLNFKIAVISIDDFYLPSNEMKLAIKNNPWNVSRGFPGSHSVKLMHEKLLNWKMNGELNVPVFDKSLRNGLGDRSHWRLENPDLLILEGWFLGIRPYSNDITDRPINKTNLSLHESSYVLKIQKNLNEYLDVWTLIDNIWHLKPLKIEYMNIWKSNQEKEMFLKKGNALKDENLSNFLRMLNVSIPHKSFDVIKSYALLLIDQQRNLVEAGLNF; encoded by the coding sequence ATGAAAGATTTAGATATTAATTTTCCTCTTGATAAATTTGAAAAATTAATTATTGATATTGGTTGGGAATCCTTGGATGATTGGTTCAATTTTTGGAATAATAAAAGAAATATTCTTTCAATTGATCAATATTGGAGCAATAAAGTAAATGATGATTGGATTTGGGGTTTGGCATTACCTCTTTTATCTCAGGCTTATAAATTTCAAAATAATTTTTCTGATAGAAAAATTATTGGAATCTCAGCTTTACCTGGTACCGGTAAAACAACATTAGGTAAATGGCTCGAAGCTATATCGTTAAAATTAAACTTTAAAATTGCGGTTATTTCAATTGACGATTTTTATCTCCCATCGAATGAAATGAAATTAGCAATTAAGAATAACCCTTGGAATGTTTCAAGAGGGTTTCCTGGTAGTCACTCTGTAAAATTAATGCATGAAAAATTATTAAATTGGAAGATGAATGGAGAATTAAATGTACCAGTTTTTGATAAATCTTTAAGAAATGGTTTAGGTGATAGATCTCATTGGAGATTAGAAAATCCTGATTTATTAATTCTTGAGGGATGGTTTTTGGGAATAAGACCCTATTCTAATGACATAACTGATCGACCCATAAATAAAACAAATTTGAGTCTTCATGAATCATCTTATGTATTAAAAATTCAAAAAAACCTAAACGAATATTTAGATGTTTGGACTTTAATAGATAATATTTGGCACTTAAAGCCCTTGAAGATTGAATATATGAATATATGGAAATCAAATCAGGAAAAAGAAATGTTTTTAAAGAAAGGTAATGCCCTTAAAGATGAAAATTTATCTAATTTCTTGAGAATGCTTAATGTCTCAATTCCTCATAAAAGTTTTGATGTTATAAAATCCTACGCGCTTTTATTAATTGATCAACAAAGAAATTTAGTTGAGGCTGGATTGAATTTCTAG
- a CDS encoding mannosyl-3-phosphoglycerate phosphatase-related protein, with protein MIENSSIWVVSDVDGTLMDHSYDLSPAKETIKKLQKLSIPVILCTSKTASEVKVIRKELNLTDPYIVENGAAIYGESLKRVNGEIILGMKYESLEEILNFISGEIDYKLTPLNNLTNQEATQLTGLEGNSLNLMRDRHWSMPFLNPPSYLEEKINICCKKFNVDIFKGNRMSHLLSTKSNKGKAINVLKEYSNVQNIEIIGLGDSPNDLPLLLNSDIKIVIPGKDGPNLNLLAQLEDLEFTLASEPNGYGWKNEINKLINKRELS; from the coding sequence ATGATAGAAAATTCTTCTATTTGGGTAGTAAGTGATGTAGATGGTACTTTAATGGATCACTCATATGATTTATCACCTGCTAAAGAAACTATTAAAAAACTACAAAAATTATCTATCCCCGTAATTCTTTGTACAAGCAAAACTGCTTCTGAAGTAAAAGTTATTAGAAAGGAACTTAACTTGACAGATCCTTATATTGTTGAAAATGGTGCAGCAATATATGGTGAATCTCTTAAAAGAGTAAATGGAGAAATTATTCTTGGAATGAAATACGAATCTCTTGAGGAAATCTTAAATTTTATTTCTGGTGAAATCGATTATAAACTTACTCCTCTTAATAATCTCACCAATCAAGAAGCCACTCAGCTTACAGGTTTAGAAGGGAACTCATTGAACTTAATGCGTGATAGGCACTGGAGCATGCCTTTTTTAAATCCGCCAAGTTACTTAGAAGAGAAAATTAATATCTGTTGTAAAAAATTCAATGTTGATATTTTTAAAGGAAATAGAATGAGTCACTTATTATCGACAAAATCGAATAAAGGTAAAGCAATTAATGTACTTAAAGAATATTCAAATGTTCAAAATATTGAAATAATAGGTTTAGGCGATTCTCCAAATGATTTACCTCTACTTTTAAACTCAGATATTAAAATTGTTATTCCTGGAAAAGATGGACCTAACTTAAATTTACTAGCTCAATTAGAAGATTTGGAATTTACTTTAGCTTCTGAACCAAATGGATATGGTTGGAAAAATGAAATTAATAAATTGATAAATAAGCGAGAACTAAGTTAG
- a CDS encoding ABC transporter ATP-binding protein, translated as MKNLKIKVISKYLRPYKKEFLYGALALLLVNILSVVIPLEVKNIIDQLQNGFSSDFVITKSLWLIFLATCMGLIRLFSRQIVFGIGRKVEVNLRQKLFDHLLIQDPEWIQKKGSGDIISRATSDVENIRRLLGFTVLSLCNIVLAYSFTIPSMFSINKTLTISALMIFPLILGIVSLFGGRMVKQRKAQQESLSKLSDLIQEDLSGISAIKIYAQENAEKKEFNIYNNDYRNSAIKLARTASTLFPLLQGISSISLLILLSLGTFQLESGFISIGGLVALILYVERLVFPTALLGFTLNTFQLGQVSLDRVEEIFQNNPNIVDRAETKFLKRKVKGLLEAKNLTIKYPGSKFNSLNSLNFKIYPGELIAIVGPVGCGKTTLAKSLGRTIEIPDNQLFLDEIDVKTLKLSDLRKNISIVPQEAFLFTSTISENLSFGEPKASKYLVKESATKAGLIDDINSFPQRFKTIVGERGITLSGGQRQRTALGRALLVNSPIVVLDDALASVDNKTAARIIDEMSDRSNKTIIMISHQLSVAATCDRVLVMDQGEIVQEGAHKDLVKVNGLYKQLWERELATRIVKS; from the coding sequence ATGAAAAATTTAAAGATAAAAGTCATATCTAAATACCTAAGACCTTACAAAAAAGAATTTCTATATGGAGCTTTAGCTCTCTTATTAGTAAATATATTGAGTGTTGTAATACCCTTAGAAGTAAAAAATATAATTGACCAATTACAAAATGGGTTTTCTTCGGATTTTGTTATTACTAAATCTTTATGGTTAATATTTTTAGCAACTTGTATGGGTTTAATAAGATTATTTTCAAGACAGATTGTCTTCGGCATAGGTAGAAAAGTAGAAGTAAATCTGCGTCAAAAACTTTTTGACCATTTACTTATTCAAGATCCAGAATGGATTCAAAAAAAAGGTAGTGGAGACATTATTAGTAGAGCTACAAGTGATGTTGAAAACATAAGAAGACTTTTAGGTTTTACAGTTTTAAGCTTATGCAACATTGTCTTAGCTTATTCATTCACTATTCCTTCAATGTTTTCGATAAATAAAACATTAACAATTTCAGCTTTAATGATATTTCCATTAATCCTTGGAATTGTAAGTCTATTTGGCGGGAGGATGGTTAAACAAAGAAAAGCTCAACAAGAATCATTATCAAAACTTAGTGATTTAATACAAGAAGATCTTTCTGGTATAAGTGCCATTAAAATTTATGCCCAAGAGAATGCTGAGAAAAAAGAATTTAACATTTATAATAATGATTATCGAAATTCTGCGATAAAACTTGCAAGAACTGCGAGTACTCTATTCCCTTTGCTACAAGGGATTTCCTCAATTTCATTATTGATTTTATTATCATTAGGAACTTTTCAATTAGAGAGTGGATTTATTTCGATAGGTGGTTTAGTAGCTTTAATTCTATACGTAGAAAGACTGGTCTTCCCAACAGCTCTATTAGGTTTTACCTTAAATACTTTTCAACTTGGGCAAGTAAGTTTAGATCGTGTGGAAGAAATCTTTCAGAACAACCCAAATATTGTAGATAGAGCAGAAACTAAATTTTTAAAAAGAAAGGTCAAAGGATTATTAGAAGCAAAAAATTTAACAATAAAGTATCCAGGATCAAAATTTAACTCATTAAATAGTCTCAATTTTAAAATTTATCCTGGAGAACTTATTGCTATTGTTGGCCCAGTAGGTTGTGGGAAAACAACACTAGCAAAGTCTCTTGGAAGGACTATTGAAATTCCAGATAATCAATTATTTCTTGATGAAATTGATGTAAAAACTTTAAAATTAAGCGATCTTAGAAAAAATATTTCAATCGTTCCTCAAGAAGCATTCTTATTTACTTCTACAATCTCAGAAAACCTAAGTTTTGGAGAACCCAAAGCCTCTAAATATTTAGTTAAAGAAAGTGCTACAAAAGCAGGATTAATTGATGATATCAATAGTTTTCCTCAAAGATTTAAAACTATTGTTGGTGAAAGAGGTATTACATTAAGTGGTGGACAAAGGCAAAGAACTGCACTAGGAAGAGCACTACTTGTTAATTCTCCTATTGTTGTTCTTGATGATGCTTTAGCGAGTGTAGATAATAAAACAGCAGCAAGAATAATAGATGAAATGAGTGATAGAAGTAATAAAACAATCATAATGATTAGTCACCAACTTTCTGTTGCAGCTACCTGTGATAGGGTTTTAGTAATGGACCAAGGAGAAATAGTACAAGAAGGGGCTCATAAAGATTTAGTAAAAGTTAATGGGCTATATAAACAACTTTGGGAAAGAGAACTAGCTACCAGAATTGTTAAGAGCTAA
- the rlmB gene encoding 23S rRNA (guanosine(2251)-2'-O)-methyltransferase RlmB, producing MKNSSNKFRGKNNKEYKKKSDFGYYSKNTNRSEKNDKFLKNSAKNKKQENFKKDDENNTFSSVKRRNPRFKSNTEFPIKNSEMHNEISNKRNFDDWIWGKHSVYETLSSDRAINRIWCTSEIFSSDKFYILLKDFKSKGVLIEEVSWNRLSQLTYGASHQGVALQLACSKTISLEQLIDFSKHNCPNPLIVALDGITDPHNVGAIIRSAEAFDCKGLIIPQRRSAGLTGTVAKVAAGALEHLHVSRVVNLNRALEELKKNGFLVVGLSGDGQISISNFQEKAPLVVVVGSENNGISLLTQKKCDFILSIPLKGKTSSLNASVAAAIALFHLTGK from the coding sequence ATGAAAAACTCCTCAAATAAATTTCGCGGAAAAAATAATAAAGAGTACAAAAAAAAATCAGATTTTGGTTATTACTCAAAAAATACAAATCGTTCAGAAAAAAATGATAAATTTTTGAAAAATTCCGCTAAAAATAAGAAACAAGAAAATTTTAAAAAAGATGATGAAAATAATACTTTTTCCTCTGTAAAGAGAAGAAATCCAAGATTTAAATCTAATACAGAATTTCCTATTAAAAATTCAGAAATGCATAATGAGATTTCCAATAAGAGAAATTTTGATGATTGGATATGGGGTAAACATTCGGTTTATGAGACTCTTAGTAGTGATAGAGCTATTAATAGGATTTGGTGTACTTCGGAAATTTTTTCTTCAGACAAATTCTATATTTTGCTTAAGGATTTTAAATCAAAAGGAGTTCTTATTGAAGAAGTTTCTTGGAACAGACTTTCGCAATTGACTTATGGTGCTTCACATCAAGGAGTCGCATTGCAGTTAGCATGCTCTAAAACAATATCCCTAGAACAATTAATTGATTTTTCGAAACACAATTGCCCAAATCCTTTAATAGTCGCATTAGACGGTATAACCGATCCTCATAATGTTGGTGCGATAATAAGATCAGCGGAAGCATTTGATTGCAAGGGTTTAATTATTCCTCAAAGAAGGTCTGCAGGATTGACTGGAACAGTCGCCAAGGTTGCTGCAGGAGCCTTAGAACACCTTCATGTTAGTAGAGTTGTTAACTTAAATAGAGCACTTGAGGAACTTAAGAAAAATGGTTTTCTTGTTGTTGGCTTATCAGGAGATGGTCAAATATCTATATCAAATTTTCAAGAAAAAGCACCTTTGGTAGTTGTAGTTGGCTCTGAAAATAATGGTATTTCTTTGCTTACACAAAAAAAATGCGATTTCATATTAAGTATTCCTCTTAAAGGTAAGACTTCAAGTTTAAATGCCTCTGTGGCGGCCGCCATAGCCCTATTTCACTTGACAGGTAAATAA
- a CDS encoding DUF3288 family protein: MGNEQTHPLHETDKNIIDSLITKNTPEDLDFINLARLINRYTNFPGEIEIKNDIEKILNFWKITKNELFSKTKNIWQKSFRPSNTNKDLVGSGFDTSN, encoded by the coding sequence ATGGGTAACGAGCAAACTCATCCATTACATGAAACAGACAAAAACATTATAGATTCCCTTATCACAAAAAATACACCAGAAGATCTTGACTTCATTAATTTAGCTAGATTAATAAATCGTTATACCAATTTCCCAGGAGAAATTGAAATTAAAAACGATATTGAAAAAATTTTAAATTTTTGGAAGATCACTAAAAATGAACTTTTTTCAAAAACAAAAAATATTTGGCAAAAAAGTTTCAGGCCTTCTAATACAAATAAAGATTTAGTGGGCTCAGGTTTTGATACCTCAAATTAA
- a CDS encoding ribonuclease III: MNYWIQNLVPHGSPDEIGVIQLAWLGDSVWELHQRLRHVHFPLKSKDLHLSVVNEVKAKSQSKALSQIEHLLNSNEIDLIRRARNKTKRYPKSSDPIIYSRATGFETLIGWLFLKDPQRLSTLFEYLELKMN; this comes from the coding sequence TTGAATTATTGGATTCAAAACTTAGTTCCACATGGATCTCCTGATGAAATTGGTGTTATTCAACTTGCTTGGCTTGGAGATTCGGTTTGGGAGCTCCACCAAAGACTTAGGCATGTTCATTTTCCTTTAAAATCTAAAGACCTCCATTTATCTGTAGTAAACGAAGTAAAAGCAAAATCTCAGTCAAAAGCATTAAGTCAAATTGAACATTTATTAAATTCAAATGAAATTGATCTAATTAGGCGTGCTAGAAATAAAACAAAGAGATATCCAAAATCTTCAGACCCAATCATATACTCAAGAGCAACTGGTTTTGAAACTCTTATTGGCTGGCTATTTTTAAAAGATCCTCAAAGATTATCAACACTTTTTGAATATTTAGAATTAAAAATGAACTGA
- a CDS encoding DUF1816 domain-containing protein, translating to MIRNFGNKLGLAWWAKIETDQPSSIYWFGPFITKRSLKQNMPSFIKDLSDEGYENIKHSLVRCKKEEPLTI from the coding sequence TTGATTAGAAACTTTGGAAACAAACTCGGTTTAGCTTGGTGGGCTAAAATTGAGACAGATCAACCTAGTAGTATCTACTGGTTCGGCCCATTTATTACTAAACGTAGTTTAAAACAAAATATGCCTTCTTTTATTAAAGATCTTTCAGATGAAGGATATGAAAATATTAAACACAGTTTAGTACGTTGCAAAAAAGAAGAACCATTAACTATTTGA
- a CDS encoding anti-sigma factor antagonist, translating into MIIEDFQKLTVSLRGNIDVKTNIIVFTFKGQLDAFSEKQFKTFVNKNLENDLSYVIDLTKIDFVDSSGLGALVQTAKESKKLKLGFSVVGNSRVAQTIKLVRLGDFLNLKSSLEDALNFLKN; encoded by the coding sequence TTGATCATAGAAGATTTCCAGAAGCTAACGGTTTCTCTAAGAGGAAACATAGATGTAAAAACAAATATTATTGTTTTTACTTTTAAGGGTCAACTTGATGCCTTTTCAGAAAAACAATTTAAGACTTTCGTTAATAAAAATTTAGAAAATGATCTTTCATATGTTATTGATCTCACAAAAATTGATTTTGTCGATTCTTCCGGTCTTGGAGCTCTTGTTCAGACTGCTAAAGAAAGCAAAAAATTAAAGCTAGGTTTTTCTGTTGTTGGCAATTCCAGAGTTGCTCAAACAATTAAACTTGTTCGTTTAGGTGATTTTCTCAATTTAAAGTCTAGTCTTGAAGATGCATTAAATTTCTTAAAAAATTGA